In the genome of Botrytis cinerea B05.10 chromosome 5, complete sequence, one region contains:
- the Bcprd4 gene encoding Bcprd4 — MVSKITFLAFIALSTLPIQTLAFPAKAFEATPMNSKIASLAKAAYEKRREKRGSPGFNAAAQIIDVSGEHAFVPPGPKDMRGPCPGLNALANHGFLPHNGFATISQIISANEEVFGMGADLATFLTIYGLVMDGNPLSLNPGWSIGASPAQGQNILDNLFGLLGAPQGLIGSHNKYEGDTSPTRGDLFVYGNAWVLQMPHFQELFDLQPDKATANYDIGIMSQLRQITFERSIRTNPYFFYGPFVGMAVSNAAQSFIYRFMANHTAEHPEGILDQFNLKSFFGVTGETGYFEKKDGWERIPGGWGRRAFGDEYGILSLTEDILYFASEYPNTLTIGGNTGEVNTFSGVDFSDLTGGVYNLESLFEGNNLACFLLQNAQLTAPDFLKTIFTDITEPLGILSTTTNGILGAIGGCPQLMEVDQSKFQFSSFPGSGATL, encoded by the exons ATGGTATCTAAAATCACATTCCTAGCATTCATTGCTTTATCTACACTACCCATACAAACACTCGCATTCCCTGCTAAAGCTTTTGAGGCAACTCCTATGAACTCAAAGATTGCTTCATTAGCCAAAGCTGCATACGAAAAAAGACGTGAAAAACGCGGCTCGCCTGGATTCAATGCTGCTGCTCAGATTATAGATGTGTCCGGGGAGCATGCATTTGTACCTCCTGGCCCCAAAGATATG CGAGGTCCTTGCCCAGGCTTGAACGCATTGGCGAACCACGGCTTTCTACCTCACAATGGATTTGCTACGATTTCTCAAATCATCAGTGCCAATGAAGAAGTATTTGGAATG GGAGCAGATCTAGCTACATTCCTCACTATCTACGGCCTTGTCATGGATGGCAACCCCCTCTCTCTTAATCCAGGTTGGAGTATTGGCGCAAGCCCTGCCCAAGGACAAAATATCCTCGACAACCTCTTCGGTCTGCTAGGTGCCCCCCAAGGTCTCATCGGCTCGCACAATAAATACGAAGGCGACACTTCACCCACCCGCGGAGATCTCTTTGTCTACGGCAACGCTTGGGTCCTTCAAATGCCCCATTTTCAAGAACTGTTCGATCTGCAACCGGATAAAGCAACTGCGAATTACGACATTGGGATCATGTCTCAGCTTCGCCAAATTACATTCGAGAGAAGCATCCGCACGAATCCGTATTTCTTTTATGGCCCTTTTGTGGGCATGGCGGTCAGTAATGCGGCGCAGagttttatttatagattcatGGCGAATCATACTGCGGAGCATCCCGAAGGAATCTTGGATCAATTTAACCTGAAGAGTTTCTTTGGGGTCACTGGAGAGActggatattttgaaaagaaagacggATGGGAACGTATTCCAGGTGGTTGGGGACGGCGAGCTTTTGGCGACGAATACGGTATTCTCAGCTTGACGgaagatattttatattt CGCATCCGAATACCCCAACACCCTCACCATCGGCGGCAACACCGGGGAGGTCAACACCTTCTCCGGCGTCGATTTCTCCGACCTAACCGGCGGCGTCTACAACCTCGAATCTCTCTTCGAAGGAAACAATCTCGCCtgcttcctcctccaaaacgCACAATTGACCGCACCGGATTTTCTGAAGACCATCTTTACCGATATCACGGAACCGTTGGGCATCTTGTCGACGACGACGAATGGGATTCTGGGCGCCATTGGAGGCTGTCCGCAATTGATGGAGGTGGATCAGTCGAAGTTTCAGTTTTCTTCGTTTCCCGGCTCCGGGGCTACGCTTTGA
- the Bchhk1 gene encoding Bchhk1: MEGILPVGDDFKFDGVLDPPSRIFERLAQIAGYTWDESKEPFHSSYDNWQVNGTKHTSTHSRHSNTTSRSDQNFSRPGTRGTSRTRNADSEHGGSDSAILHDDVSDHGSVQSARSSSGIPVIARISSHALREERAFHICQNVIRSVDPDSNHIIKPVDLVRLPSQQDDKGPIVVCIFEHPGYNYLQKMVDYGPAWYKGRKVGDRHEAFRDDSFSPHEMVPLQAFLDFAVGATECLEILHHGQRLVHGEIRGDAFHMNAETGRVKLINFGSGLRTFEHGLTSTGWSTLTKELGAKTKLTYMSPEQTGRMPAEPDSRTDIYSLGILFWTMLTQQPAFEGETPMDIIQGVLGRRLPSVSSVRLDIPDVISKIIQKMTAKNITERYHSVSGLRHDLVEVRRLLGAGDSTALKNWNIATKDVSSFFILPSIMIGRSDEHDEVVKIIDKVSRRHLTSQRQDMNSLSSGSSLSDGRLDGFDTMAAGSFSSEENTSSAEGRSNSFTANNMLFPTDYRTHRSSSNQYRSAASSQDNSLDDSNRSGTNLKIWERNNSLLSQDTKSLADSLTGEKGSSEGAGSLMSTRNTVKFRRKGRCEVVSIAGAAGLGKSCLVQSVHIEARRRGYFASSKFDSAKKTPFGPVLKLLSSLFKQVFSESDTDTPFHALLKQYVRPAWPLLHKVLGLPEFLIGPMPSTNASGQFSQGYNKSLRAEFKRRDSSPSSQGSLYNLTLGSQSSQDFLRAGSSTKSVRLMNTFLDVLRVFAQHKFICFCLDDLQFADDESLDLITQIISARMKMVIIVTYRPEETLPERIKGILEPPGVEGHIKNNGIGLTRIVLKPLTEDDILEYISATLCRPKSEIVPLSAVIQSKTAGNPFYIREMLDSCHRKQCIWYDYKENVWKYDLDRIFKHFETKSYDEVLNSEFVTSRLNELPPASRSILAWASLIGTTFSFELVQRLMSGEFDPEDHVVDCSPDRYYCLSHTQQDTIGGLQAAIQAYIIVATQDDDRFRFAHDRYIQAASSLRECNGPKMHFIIAQTLMKYYSTDERSQDVTASHICESVDVIVERELHRHSFRKLLFDCATAAAESGARPTAARFYAVCFRLLQKNPWSNDEPDCYYDETLQLYTRAAECCLYMGQYQETKGLLAIIFQNARTPVDKSPAWVLQSRTFSQEGDARSAFEALKQCLAALDIEVDENPSFEKCDNEFKLLSSEIQSIAARLVIDKPMMEDSNLAAVGAVLVETINAAFWTDTLTFYQMSIVMVQTHLKRGSFPQAGMAFLHLATIAITRFNMIGFASDMGNVSLALMDRWRDIYTLGRGGTIYSLFVGHIHWPLSQSLGQLERALEYTIQAGDRMSTILNFGFVGTLKFFASENLADLESFCTYGCEEVPDWQVDSRGGTMLIVLRQVCRALQGKTITTSPTECLNDASHTSLLYKAWLRNSLTNSDRSIMIYEGFEIVPLFLYGHYSAAITLGEAFLEQIDSLWSIRNTRFTMFFHGLSLTASFWAKKQTSVQAATKSPEGDSDWNPGKALNDTKEKVSYIQKKIEDWQVVSDVNYLAWSKLLAAQVSEMEGDHGGALRHYEEALDHASSHDFMFEEALGNFLLAGFLLRAGSRRPARAALQETIMLYRQFGAGGIARHIEIEHSLLLQGPTRSLRYMETSTQTDFAGDSAPTPYRTLEGDENDERQRAHTNDAETKGDRIGAWQGGSARPDAGSGLPALDMLDLTSILESSQVISSVLQVDELLKTMCEIILQNCGGLASVAAIVVEEEDPIGWSIAASGDPEKGATAHIPGLPLSETALVAEGVILYCTRFRETVFLPDLINDERFSNVNPAWSARNPLGKSVIAIPICHGIKPLLGVLYLEGQPNAFTDRNLTVLQLLVNQIGISYSNALTLKEVEKVSAFNNSMVDVQRRALAKALEAETNANLAKAEALRNVKLAEEAAKAKSIFLANVSHELRTPLNGVIGNSELLRDSDLRKEQAEMADSIRVSADLLLTVINDILDFSKMEADKMKLFIVAFNADEMIREVVRSVSYSNRDKRSSRNVEIIQDINLPQSLIYGDPVRLHQVLGNLIGNSLKFTENGSITVGAKTDWETKDAVKLTFWVKDTGIGIPRQQLLKLFKPFSQADNSTARRYGGSGLGLSICKSLIESMMGGQIELESVENQGTTVWFSVNFNKANPEVSAGDTQYEPRREAIQKPIEVSGVQPDATEFNDFSHISRDKLCICIAEDNPINQKIAIQFMQKLGFKIIDAYDNGMAAVEGIRKKAREGTPYHIVLMDVQMPVLDGYEATKLLRKDPIDAVRGILVIAMTASAIQGDREKCLASGMNDYLAKPVRSGILKKKLDQYLQQTPLSLPNLNADAKKVARDILQGAKVDKITNGTRAPSLPSSKDTFIDENERSASSSPANRTPRTNSVESSFSPPPLSRSPSHLSGEATPTPLHPYGTAKNEPHRLSITQMCLDDLDKTPTGEDGGRQLTDGVDGVSEIRALNGLAKAAKPGDEELSPKSKPTL, encoded by the exons ATGGAGGGAATTTTGCCCGTGGGGGATGATTTCAAATTCGATGGTGTTTTGGATCCGCCTTCGAGGATATTTGAGAGGTTGGCCCAGATTGCTGGCTACACTTGGGACGAATCGAAAGAACCTTTTCATTCTAGTTATGATAATTG GCAGGTCAACGGAACAAAGCATACTTCCACCCATAGTCGACACAGCAATACAACATCGCGCTCCGACCAAAATTTCTCTCGACCTGGGACCAGAGGCACAAGTAGAACGCGTAACGCCGATAGTGAACATGGAGGAAGTGATTCCGCCATTCTCCACGACGATGTTTCCGACCACGGGAGCGTCCAGAGCGCACGTAGTTCAAGTGGAATACCAGTCATCGCGCGCATTTCATCCCACGCCTTGAGAGAGGAGCGAGCATTTCACATATGTCAAAATGTAATAAGGTCCGTGGATCCGGATAGCAATCATATTATAAAGCCAGTAGATCTGGTGAGGTTACCGAGTCAACAAGATGATAAAGGCCCTATTGTGGTCTGCATCTTCGAACATCCGGGATACAACTACCTGCAAAAAATGGTGGATTATGGTCCTGCTTGGTATAAGGGAAGGAAGGTAGGGGATAGGCATGAGGCTTTTCGGGACGATTCCTTTTCGCCGCATGAAATGGTACCATTGCAAGCTTTTCTGGACTTTGCAGTGGGTGCCACCGAATGCTTGGAGATTCTACATCATGGCCAGCGTCTCGTTCACGGGGAGATTAGGGGAGACGCTTTTCACATGAATGCGGAAACAGGCCGAGTCAAATTGATCAATTTTGGTTCGGGTCTCCGAACTTTCGAACATGGCCTCACAAGTACGGGATGGTCTACATTGACGAAAGAGTTGGGCGCGAAGACGAAGCTTACATACATGTCGCCAGAACAGACCGGTCGTATGCCTGCTGAACCAGATAGTCGCACAGATATTTATTCATTGGGGATATTGTTTTGGACGATGCTCACCCAACAGCCTGCTTTTGAAGGAGAAACCCCGATGGATATTATACAAGGTGTTTTAGGGCGACGTCTTCCATCGGTCTCAAGTGTCAGACTAGACATTCCCGACGTCATTAGTAAAATCATACAAAAAATGACAGCTAAAAATATTACGGAAAGGTACCATTCTGTTTCAGGCTTGCGACACGATCTTGTAGAAGTACGGAGGCTTTTGGGAGCTGGAGATTCGACTGCTCTaaagaattggaatattGCTACGAAAGAcgtttcttcattctttatACTTCCTTCTATTATGATTGGACGATCTGACGAGCATGACGAGGTAGTCAAGATTATCGACAAGGTCTCTCGACgtcacctcacctcacagAGACAGGACATGAACAGTTTATCATCTGGCTCCAGTTTATCTGACGGACGTCTCGATGGCTTTGACACTATGGCTGCGGGAAGTTTCTCCAGCGAAGAGAACACGAGTTCAGCCGAAGGAAGGTCAAATTCGTTTACTGCTAACAACATGTTATTTCCTACGGATTATAGAACTCATAGAAGTAgttcaaatcaatatcgatcCGCCGCAAGTTCTCAAGATAACTCTTTAGACGACTCTAACCGTTCAGGTACGAATTTAAAGATTTGGGAGagaaataattcattattgtCTCAGGATACAAAAAGCCTTGCAGATAGTTTAACGGGGGAAAAGGGATCTTCAGAGGGGGCAGGGAGTCTGATGAGTACCCGAAATACCGTCAAATTTAGGCGTAAAGGGAGATGTGAGGTTGTCAGTATAGCAGGGGCAGCTGGACTTGGGAAGAGTTGTCTGGTGCAATCAGTCCATATCGAAGCGAGGCGGCGCGGATACTTTGCAAGCTCGAAATTCGACAGTGCCAAGAAGACACCATTTGGACCAGTGCTTAAGCTATTATCAAGTCTGTTCAAGCAAGTATTCTCTGAAAGTGATACAGACACCCCGTTTCACGCGCTTTTAAAGCAATATGTCAGACCTGCATGGCCACTACTCCATAAAGTGCTAGGATTGCCtgaatttttgattggaCCCATGCCCTCAACCAATGCTTCAGGGCAATTCTCTCAAGGGTACAATAAAAGTCTCAGGGCAGAGTTCAAACGCCGTGACTCTTCACCTTCAAGCCAAGGTAGCCTTTACAATCTGACACTGGGGTCCCAGAGTTCTCAAGATTTCCTTCGGGCAGGCTCTTCGACTAAATCGGTGCGGCTGATGAATACATTCCTTGATGTTCTTCGAGTTTTTGCACAACACAAATTCATATGCTTCTGTCTAGATGATCTACAGTTTGCGGACGACGAATCTTTGGATCTGATAACTCAAATCATATCTGCTCGCATGAAAATGGTCATTATTGTAACTTATCGACCTGAAGAGACTCTACCTGAAAGAATAAAGGGAATACTAGAGCCCCCAGGCGTTGAGG GGCACATAAAAAATAATGGTATCGGACTTACTCGAATAGTGCTCAAGCCCTTGACTGAGGACGATATTTTAGAATACATTTCTGCCACTCTTTGTCGACCAAAGAGTGAAATCGTTCCTTTATCCGCTGTCATCCAATCTAAAACGGCAGGTAATCCGTTTTATATTCGTGAGATGTTAGACAGCTGCCATAGGAAACAATGTATATGGTATGATTACAAGGAGAACGTTTGGAAATATGATCTCGACAGGATATTCAAGCACTTCGAAACCAAGAGTTATGATGAGGTATTGAATTCTGAATTCGTCACGAGCCGTTTAAATGAATTACCTCCAGCCTCTAGGTCAATTCTTGCCTGGGCTTCCCTCATTGGAACGACATTCTCATTCGAACTCGTCCAAAGACTTATGAGTGGCGAGTTTGATCCTGAGGATCACGTGGTTGATTGTTCGCCGGATCGGTATTATTGTTTATCACACACTCAACAAGATACCATTGGTGGGCTTCAAGCTGCCATTCAAGCTTATATTATTGTCGCAACACAAGATGATGATCGCTTTCGTTTTGCACATGATCGCTACATTCAAGCCGCATCATCATTACGAGAGTGCAATGGCCCCAAAATGCATTTCATCATTGCGCAAACACTTATGAAATACTATAGTACTGACGAGCGATCTCAAGATGTGACAGCCTCACATATTTGTGAATCTGTTGATGTTATTGTTGAACGGGAGCTGCACAGACATTCATTCAGAAAGTTACTCTTCGATTGCGCCACGGCCGCTGCAGAGAGTGGAGCTCGACCGACTGCAGCAAGATTTTATGCTGTGTGCTTTCGGTTGCTGCAAAAGAATCCATGGAGCAACGATGAACCTGATTGTTATTATGACGAGACACTTCAACTCTACACTAGAGCTGCAGAATGTTGTCTATACATGGGACAATACCAGGAAACAAAAGGACTATTAGCGATCATCTTCCAAAATGCAAGAACTCCAGTTGATAAATCTCCAGCTTGGGTCCTTCAAAGCCGCACTTTTTCACAAGAAGGCGATGCAAGGAGTGCTTTTGAAGCATTGAAACAATGCTTGGCTGCCTTGGATATTGAGGTTGATGAAAATCCCAGTTTCGAAAAGTGTGACAACGAGTTCAAACTTCTCTCATCAGAGATTCAATCGATCGCCGCCAGACTCGTCATTGATAAACCAATGATGGAAGACTCCAATCTTGCCGCTGTCGGCGCCGTTTTGGTGGAAACTATCAATGCTGCTTTTTGGACCGATACTTTAACATTCTACCAAATGTCAATTGTGATGGTCCAGACGCATTTAAAGCGAGGCAGTTTTCCTCAGGCCGGAATGGCGTTTCTTCACCTGGCTACTATAGCAATCACGCGATTTAACATGATAGGGTTTGCAAGCGATATGGGGAATGTATCATTAGCACTCATGGATCGATGGCGGGACATTTACACCTTAGGCCGAGGCGGAACCATTTACTCTCTCTTCGTCGGGCATATCCACTGGCCGCTCTCTCAATCACTGGGTCAATTGGAAAGAGCATTGGAGTATACCATTCAGGCCGGTGATAGAATGTCGACGATACTTAATTTCGGTTTCGTAGGCACACTCAAATTTTTTGCTTCAGAAAACCTGGCAGATCTTGAATCATTCTGCACTTATGGTTGTGAAGAAGTGCCTGATTGGCAGGTGGACAGCAGAGGAGGGACCATGCTCATCGTACTTAGACAAGTTTGCAGAGCGCTTCAAGGCAAGACGATAACTACTTCACCAACAGAATGTCTCAACGATGCTTCGCATACTTCTTTATTATACAAAGCGTGGTTGAGGAATAGCCTGACCAATAGTGATCGGTCGATTATGATTTATGAGGGATTTGAGATTGTCCCTCTATTTTTATACGGCCATTACTCTGCAGCCATCACTCTAGGTGAGGCGTTCCTGGAACAGATAGACTCTCTATGGTCTATTCGCAACACGCGCTTCACAATGTTCTTTCATGGTCTTTCCTTGACTGCATCTTTTTGGGCCAAAAAACAGACTTCTGTTCAAGCGGCGACTAAAAGTCCCGAGGGAGATAGTGATTGGAATCCTGGTAAGGCATTAAACGAtaccaaagaaaaagtttCTTATATCCAGAAAAAGATTGAGGATTGGCAGGTTGTTTCAGATGTCAACTATTTGGCTTGGTCAAAGTTACTTGCAGCCCAAGTATCCGAGATGGAGGGAGATCATGGAGGGGCGCTGAGGCATTACGAAGAAGCTTTGGATCATGCTTCTTCACACGACTTTATGTTCGAGGAGGCTTTAGGAAATTTCCTTCTTGCAGGCTTTCTCTTACGCGCCGGCTCGCGAAGACCAGCAAGGGCGGCTTTGCAAGAGACAATCATGTTATACCGACAGTTTGGAGCAGGAGGAATTGCTAGacatattgaaatagaacaTAGCCTTCTTCTGCAAGGACCTACCCGCAGCCTTCGATATATGGAAACTAGCACGCAGACAGACTTTGCTGGCGATTCTGCACCTACCCCATATCGCACTCTGGAAGGGGACGAGAATGACGAGCGGCAACGGGCTCATACCAACGATGCTGAGACAAAAGGCGATAGAATTGGGGCCTGGCAAGGAGGCTCCGCGAGACCTGATGCTGGTTCTGGGCTTCCAGCTCTAGATATGCTGGATTTGACATCCATTCTGGAAAGCTCGCAAGTCATTTCTAGTGTTCTTCAGGTCGATGAATTGCTCAAAACGATGTGTGAGATTATTCTGCAGAATTGTGGAGGCCTGGCTTCAGTCGCTGCAATCgttgtcgaagaagaagatcctATTGGGTGGAGCATAGCCGCTAGTGGTGACCCGGAGAAAGGTGCTACGGCTCATATACCTGGGCTGCCTCTGAGTGAAACGGCACTGGTTGCCGAAGGGGTCATTCTTTATTGCACTCGATTTCGCGAAACCGTATTCTTACCTGATCTCATTAATGACGAAAGGTTTAGTAATGTTAATCCTGCTTGGTCTGCCCGCAATCCTCTAGGAAAATCAGTCATCGCTATTCCAATATGCCACGGTATCAAACCACTACTTGGTGTTCTTTATTTGGAAGGCCAACCAAACGCTTTTACCGATAGAAATCTTACGGTCCTCCAATTGCTTGTCAATCAAATCGGCATTAGTTATTCAAATGCCTTGACTCTGAAAGAAGTGGAAAAGGTTTCGGCTTTCAATAACTCTATGGTTGATGTGCAGAGAAGAGCTTTAGCTAAAGCTTTGGAGGCTGAGACAAACGCTAATTTGGCAAAGGCGGAAGCACTCCGCAATGTCAAATTGGCCGAAGAAGCTGCTAAAGCCAAATCTATCTTCCTGGCAAACGTGAGTCACGAATTACGTACTCCATTGAATGGAGTCATTGGAAACTCGGAGCTTCTTCGTGACAGCGATCTTCGTAAGGAGCAAGCGGAGATGGCTGACTCGATTCGTGTTTCTGCGGATCTGCTTCTTACTGTCATTAACGATATTCTAGACTTCTCTAAGATGGAAGCTGATAAGATGAAGCTCTTTATTGTAGCATTCAATGCTGATGAGATGATACGAGAAGTTGTCAGATCTGTTTCATATAGTAACAGAGACAAAAGGAGCTCTCGAAATGTGGAAATcattcaagatatcaatcttccGCAATCTCTGATTTATGGGGATCCCGTCAGACTCCATCAAGTTCTTGGCAATCTTATTGGAAATAGTTTGAAATTCACCGAGAACGGTTCTATTACTGTCGGTGCCAAAACAGATTGGGAAACCAAAGATGCCGTTAAGTTGACTTTCTGGGTCAAAGACACTGGAATTGGAATACCAAGACAGCAGCTGCTCAAATTGTTCAAACCCTTCTCTCAAGCAGACAATTCCACAGCTCGTCGTTACGGTGGATCTGGTCTCGGACTCAGTATCTGTAAGTCTCTAATAGAATCGATGATGGGTGGACAAATAGAGCTTGAGAGTGTCGAAAACCAAGGCACAACTGTCTGGTTCTCTGTAAATTTCAACAAAGCCAACCCGGAAGTTTCTGCAGGAGACACTCAGTACGAACCTCGGCGTGAAGCTATACAAAAACCCATCGAGGTCTCAGGAGTACAACCAGATGCTACTGAATTCAACGATTTCTCTCATATAAGTCGAGACAAATTGTGTATTTGTATTGCCGAGGATAATcctatcaatcaaaagattgCTATTCAATTTATGCAGAAGTTGGGATTCAAAATTATCGATGCTTACGACAACGGAATGGCAGCTGTGGAGGGAATTAGAAAAAAGGCCCGCGAAGGCACCCCGTACCATATTGTTCTTATGGATGTACAAATGCCTGTCCTCGATGGATATGAAGCTACCAAATTGTTACGCAAAGATCCAATTGATGCAGTCAGAGGTATTCTTGTTATTGCGATGACAGCATCTGCTATCCAAGGAGACAGAGAGAAGTGCTTGGCTTCCGGTATGAATGATTATCTGGCCAAACCTGTTCGATCTGGGattctgaagaagaaattagaTCAATATCTTCAGCAG ACTCCACTTTCCCTACCAAACCTCAATGCAGATGCGAAGAAAGTGGCACGAGACATCCTTCAAGGGGCGAAAGTTGACAAAATTACAAATGGTACAAGAGCTCCTTCCCTCCCCAGCTCAAAAGACACTTTTatagatgagaatgaaagaagtgcttcatcttcaccgGCAAATCGAACGCCACGAACAAATTCTGTTGAAAGTAGTTTTTCACCTCCACCTCTAAGTCGGTCGCCATCACATTTATCTGGAGAAGCTACACCCACTCCCCTTCATCCATATGGTACGGCTAAAAATGAACCGCATCGATTGTCTATTACGCAAATGTGTTTGGATGATCTCGATAAAACACCTACTGGAGAGGATGGAGGTCGTCAACTGACTGATGGGGTCGATGGGGTCTCAGAGATTCGTGCTTTGAATGGGTTGGCAAAGGCTGCTAAGCCTGGTGATGAGGAGTTATCACCTAAAAGTAAACCGACATTATGA